The following coding sequences lie in one Aquabacterium olei genomic window:
- the pssA gene encoding CDP-diacylglycerol--serine O-phosphatidyltransferase: MYILPNLFTLAALFGGFYGIVMAMNGQFEQAAVGIFCAMVLDSLDGRVARMTNTQSSFGEQMDSLSDMVSFGAAPALIAYEWALKDLGKYGWIAAFVYCSGAALRLARFNTNIAVVDKRFFQGLPSPAAAALVMGLIWVVTDMGETAFSLPGMVWLTFAMTLYAGLTMVTNIPFYSFKDVNFRRSVPFIAIVAIALGISVITIHPPIVLFGVFMLYGLSGYGVYVWKRMKGRPVSVISTSTDEPDEEGLHR, from the coding sequence ATCTACATTCTGCCCAACCTGTTCACGCTGGCCGCGCTGTTCGGCGGGTTCTACGGCATCGTCATGGCCATGAACGGCCAGTTCGAGCAGGCGGCCGTGGGCATCTTCTGTGCCATGGTGCTCGACAGCCTGGATGGTCGCGTGGCCCGCATGACGAACACGCAGAGCAGTTTCGGCGAGCAGATGGACAGCCTGTCAGACATGGTGTCCTTCGGGGCCGCACCGGCCCTGATCGCCTATGAATGGGCGCTGAAGGACCTGGGCAAGTACGGCTGGATCGCCGCCTTTGTGTACTGCTCGGGCGCCGCATTGCGGCTGGCGCGCTTCAACACCAACATCGCCGTGGTCGACAAGCGCTTCTTCCAGGGGCTGCCCAGCCCGGCCGCAGCCGCCCTGGTCATGGGCCTGATCTGGGTCGTCACCGACATGGGCGAGACCGCCTTCAGCCTGCCCGGCATGGTCTGGCTGACCTTTGCCATGACGCTGTACGCGGGCCTGACGATGGTCACCAATATCCCGTTCTACAGCTTCAAGGACGTGAACTTCCGGCGCTCGGTGCCCTTCATCGCCATTGTGGCCATTGCGCTGGGCATCTCGGTGATCACCATCCATCCGCCCATCGTGCTGTTCGGTGTGTTCATGCTGTACGGCCTGTCGGGCTATGGCGTGTACGTCTGGAAGCGCATGAAGGGCCGTCCGGTCAGCGTCATCTCGACGTCCACCGACGAGCCAGATGAAGAAGGACTGCATCGCTGA
- the pbpG gene encoding D-alanyl-D-alanine endopeptidase: protein MALAEPRRKGARASREDTRRGTKLAKASAPQRTVVARSEPVAPARVVPVSVRASSLVPRALPGASMAAASGASGASFGQLYGLHQTPDPLELKSSVALVMDQDTNEVLLAKNSEAVLPIASLTKLMTALVTVEARLSMDEQVTITVDDIDTEKNSSSRLAVGATLTRGELLHLALMASENRAAHALGRSYPGGLRAFVSAMNTKARLLGMGDTRYVEPTGLSSQNQSSAKDLASLAKAAYQHPLIRDLSTSREYAARVGARTVQFHNTNGLIRNPSWDIGLQKTGYIVEAGRCLVMQASMAGRKLILVFLDSAGRYSRLADAERVRRWLERATTSSVGPSPEVTARAPGKLTS, encoded by the coding sequence GTGGCTCTGGCTGAGCCGCGCCGCAAGGGCGCGCGCGCCAGCCGCGAAGACACACGCCGCGGCACCAAGCTCGCCAAAGCGTCTGCTCCGCAGCGCACCGTGGTCGCCCGTTCCGAGCCCGTGGCTCCGGCGCGCGTGGTGCCTGTGTCCGTCCGCGCTTCGTCGCTCGTCCCGCGTGCGCTCCCGGGCGCCAGCATGGCGGCGGCGTCCGGCGCGTCGGGTGCTTCCTTCGGGCAGTTGTACGGCCTGCACCAGACGCCGGACCCGCTGGAGCTGAAGTCCAGCGTCGCGCTCGTCATGGACCAGGACACCAACGAGGTGCTGCTGGCCAAGAACTCTGAAGCCGTGCTGCCGATCGCCTCGCTCACCAAGCTGATGACCGCGCTGGTCACGGTCGAGGCGCGCTTGTCGATGGACGAGCAGGTCACCATCACGGTCGACGACATCGACACCGAGAAGAACAGCAGCTCGCGCCTTGCCGTGGGCGCCACGCTGACCCGTGGCGAGCTGCTGCACCTGGCGCTGATGGCCTCCGAGAACCGTGCGGCGCACGCGCTCGGTCGCAGCTATCCCGGCGGCCTGCGCGCTTTCGTCAGCGCCATGAACACCAAGGCGCGCCTGCTGGGCATGGGCGACACCCGCTACGTTGAGCCGACCGGGCTCAGCAGCCAGAACCAGTCGAGCGCCAAGGATCTGGCCTCGCTGGCCAAGGCCGCTTACCAGCACCCGTTGATCCGGGATCTGTCCACCTCGCGCGAGTACGCTGCCCGCGTGGGCGCGCGCACGGTGCAGTTCCACAACACCAACGGGCTGATCCGCAACCCGAGCTGGGACATTGGCCTGCAGAAGACCGGCTACATCGTCGAAGCGGGCCGTTGTCTGGTGATGCAGGCCAGCATGGCGGGTCGCAAGCTGATTCTGGTGTTCCTGGATTCGGCCGGCCGTTACTCGCGTCTGGCGGATGCCGAGCGCGTGCGCCGCTGGCTGGAACGTGCCACCACCTCGTCGGTGGGGCCGTCGCCTGAAGTCACGGCCCGTGCGCCCGGCAAGCTGACGTCCTGA
- a CDS encoding 2-isopropylmalate synthase, translating into MTDKLIIFDTTLRDGEQSPGASMTRDEKLRIARQLERLKVDVIEAGFAASSNGDFEAIKSIADVIKDSTVCSLARANDRDISRAAEALKGANSWRIHTFIATSALHMEKKLRMSPEQVLEQAKQSVRFARNLTSDVEFSAEDGYRSDLDFLARVCEAVINEGATTINIPDTVGYAIPELYGNFIRDLRQKVPNADKAIWSVHCHNDLGMAVANSLAGVKIGGARQVECTINGLGERAGNCALEEVVMAVKTRRDYFGLEVGIETQQIMPASRLVSQTTGFVVQPNKAVVGANAFAHASGIHQDGVLKARDTYEIMRAEDVGWAANKIVLGKLSGRNAFKQRLQELGIDLDSETEINAAFAKFKELADRKSEIFDEDIIALVGDESVTSEQEHYRLIALAQRSEMGERPHASVVFAAGTAEHRSEAEGNGPVDASLKAIEAVVKSGAEILLYSVNAITSGSTESQGEVTVRLQHGGRVVNGVGADPDIVVASAKAYLAALNKLHSKAERVAAQG; encoded by the coding sequence ATGACCGACAAGCTGATCATTTTCGACACCACCCTGCGCGATGGCGAGCAATCGCCCGGCGCCTCGATGACGCGGGATGAAAAGCTGCGCATCGCACGCCAGCTCGAGCGGCTGAAGGTCGATGTGATCGAGGCCGGTTTCGCGGCGTCTTCCAACGGCGATTTCGAGGCCATCAAGTCGATCGCCGATGTCATCAAGGACTCTACCGTCTGCTCGCTGGCCCGGGCCAACGACCGCGACATCAGCCGTGCAGCCGAAGCGTTGAAGGGCGCCAATTCGTGGCGCATCCACACCTTCATCGCGACCAGCGCCCTCCACATGGAGAAGAAGCTGCGCATGTCGCCGGAGCAGGTGCTCGAGCAGGCGAAGCAGTCGGTGCGTTTTGCCCGCAACCTGACGTCGGACGTCGAGTTCTCGGCCGAAGACGGCTACCGCTCCGACCTCGATTTCCTGGCTCGCGTGTGCGAGGCGGTGATCAATGAAGGCGCGACCACCATCAACATCCCCGACACCGTCGGCTACGCCATCCCCGAGCTGTACGGCAACTTCATCCGCGACCTGCGTCAGAAGGTGCCCAACGCCGACAAGGCCATCTGGTCGGTGCACTGCCACAACGACCTGGGCATGGCCGTGGCGAATTCGCTGGCCGGCGTGAAGATCGGTGGCGCACGTCAGGTCGAATGCACGATCAACGGTCTAGGTGAACGTGCCGGCAACTGCGCGCTGGAAGAAGTCGTCATGGCCGTCAAGACGCGGCGCGACTACTTCGGCCTGGAGGTCGGCATCGAGACGCAGCAGATCATGCCGGCCTCGCGCCTGGTCTCGCAGACGACCGGTTTCGTCGTGCAGCCCAACAAGGCCGTGGTGGGCGCCAATGCGTTCGCGCATGCGTCCGGCATTCACCAGGACGGCGTGCTCAAGGCCCGCGACACCTACGAAATCATGCGCGCCGAAGACGTGGGTTGGGCTGCCAACAAGATCGTGCTGGGCAAGCTCTCGGGCCGCAATGCCTTCAAGCAGCGCCTGCAGGAACTCGGCATCGACCTCGACTCCGAGACCGAAATCAATGCCGCGTTCGCCAAGTTCAAGGAACTGGCCGACCGCAAGAGCGAGATCTTCGACGAGGACATCATCGCGCTGGTGGGTGACGAGAGCGTGACCAGCGAGCAGGAGCACTACCGCCTGATCGCGCTGGCGCAGCGCTCCGAAATGGGCGAGCGCCCGCATGCCAGCGTCGTGTTTGCCGCGGGTACGGCCGAGCACCGCAGTGAGGCCGAGGGCAATGGCCCGGTCGATGCGAGCCTCAAGGCGATCGAGGCTGTCGTGAAAAGTGGCGCTGAAATTCTCCTGTACTCGGTGAATGCCATCACCTCGGGAAGCACAGAATCGCAAGGTGAGGTGACGGTGCGCCTGCAGCACGGCGGTCGCGTTGTCAACGGGGTGGGCGCCGACCCCGACATCGTCGTGGCTTCGGCCAAGGCCTATCTGGCGGCGCTCAACAAGCTGCACAGCAAGGCCGAACGCGTGGCCGCGCAGGGGTGA
- a CDS encoding mechanosensitive ion channel family protein: MFNTLTVQTLATSSASAADHAAHLWRPGEFNQLWSQLNQPTALAELAVLFGCLGMSWLLVRLWRGRQVDPSSVWFGRKVFDGVLFPLLALILAVGVRRILQDEMPLAVFRIAVPVLVSLAVIRLTVKVLGAAFPASQTVRVVERTVSWVAWLGMVLWVTGVLPLLIDEMDRLTWKLGGSRVSLLSLVQGVLSAIVVLILSLSLSAAIESRLLKGATDNLSLRKIASNAIRAVLLACGLLVALSAAGIDLTALSVLGGAIGVGLGFGLQKLAANYVSGFVILAERSLRIGDLVRVDNFEGRITDINTRYTVLRAANGRESIVPNELLITQRVENASLADPDLMLSTVVQVGYGTDLATLMPDIVATVAAISRVLDTPRPQVFLTAFAADGLELTINFWVGDPENGQMNLRSEVNLALLSLFNRLGVEIPFPQRVVHAAPAA, encoded by the coding sequence GTGTTCAACACCCTGACTGTCCAGACCCTCGCCACCTCTTCCGCCAGCGCCGCCGACCATGCCGCCCACCTGTGGCGCCCCGGCGAGTTCAACCAGCTCTGGTCGCAACTGAATCAGCCGACCGCGTTGGCCGAACTGGCCGTGCTGTTCGGCTGCCTGGGCATGTCATGGTTGCTGGTGCGCCTGTGGCGTGGCCGGCAGGTCGACCCCTCCTCGGTGTGGTTCGGCCGCAAGGTGTTTGATGGCGTGCTGTTTCCTCTGCTCGCGCTGATCCTGGCCGTCGGCGTGCGCCGCATCCTGCAGGACGAGATGCCCCTGGCCGTGTTCCGCATTGCGGTACCCGTGCTCGTGTCGCTTGCGGTGATCCGCCTCACGGTCAAGGTGCTGGGCGCTGCGTTTCCCGCCTCGCAGACGGTCCGGGTGGTGGAGCGCACCGTCTCGTGGGTGGCCTGGCTCGGCATGGTGCTGTGGGTCACCGGCGTGCTGCCGCTGCTCATCGACGAGATGGACCGCCTCACGTGGAAACTCGGCGGCAGTCGGGTCAGCCTGCTGAGCCTGGTTCAGGGCGTGCTGAGCGCCATCGTGGTGCTCATCCTCTCGCTGTCATTGTCGGCTGCCATCGAGTCGAGGTTGCTCAAGGGCGCCACCGACAACCTGTCCCTGCGCAAGATTGCGTCCAATGCCATCCGGGCGGTCCTGCTCGCGTGCGGCCTGCTGGTCGCGCTGTCGGCGGCGGGCATCGATCTCACGGCCTTGTCGGTGCTGGGCGGCGCCATTGGTGTCGGCCTCGGTTTCGGCCTGCAGAAGCTGGCAGCCAACTACGTCAGCGGCTTCGTCATCCTGGCCGAGCGCAGCCTGCGCATCGGTGATCTGGTGCGCGTCGACAACTTCGAAGGCCGCATCACCGACATCAACACCCGCTACACCGTGCTGCGCGCGGCCAACGGACGCGAATCCATCGTGCCCAACGAGTTGCTGATCACCCAGCGCGTCGAGAACGCCTCGCTGGCCGACCCCGATCTGATGCTCAGCACGGTGGTGCAGGTCGGCTATGGCACCGACCTCGCCACGCTGATGCCGGACATCGTCGCCACCGTGGCGGCGATCTCTCGCGTGCTCGACACCCCGCGGCCTCAGGTGTTCCTGACCGCCTTTGCCGCCGACGGGCTCGAGCTCACGATCAACTTCTGGGTGGGCGACCCGGAGAACGGGCAGATGAACCTGCGTTCCGAGGTGAATCTGGCCCTGCTGAGCCTGTTCAACCGCCTCGGCGTGGAGATCCCGTTCCCGCAACGGGTGGTTCACGCCGCGCCGGCGGCTTGA